One genomic region from Pseudoduganella dura encodes:
- a CDS encoding methyl-accepting chemotaxis protein has translation MGNLRIGARLALGFALVLALLAAMTVTGVLRMHSASRLTDELVTQRVHNERLMAEWNKVIEVNAARTIAAFLAPDTAQQKAIEATMAASSKRATEIQDLLGSTLLDDDSRRGHAAVVAARKQYSDTRKTMLAAKSAGDMATARGIYAAGLNDTREAYLAALAALLKTQQNALDATAAAIHAHYAAGRNLLLALGVGAIVAGVVLAWRLTRTITGPLGQAVRIAENVSSGDLTSAIDVSHGDETGQLMRALKKMNDSLLTIVRQVRNGTETIATASAEIAAGNLDLSSRTEQQASALQQTAATMEELTSAVRSNADNAREGRTLADGAATIAGAGGTVVADVVRTMEAINVSSGRIVDIIAVIDGIAFQTNILALNAAVEAARAGEQGRGFAVVASEVRALAGRSAAAAKEVKELIGDSVQKVHAGTALVDRAGSTMGEIVAAIGKVTQIMNQIADASAQQQDGIEQVNTAIAQMDQVTQQNAALVEQAAAAAAAMQEQAARLADAVAVFRLDAVPPSRRREDHRLALPA, from the coding sequence GTGGGCAATCTTCGTATCGGCGCGCGCCTGGCGCTCGGCTTCGCGCTCGTGCTGGCATTACTGGCGGCGATGACGGTGACCGGCGTGCTGCGCATGCACAGCGCCAGTCGGCTGACGGACGAGCTGGTCACCCAGCGGGTGCACAACGAACGCCTGATGGCCGAATGGAACAAGGTCATCGAAGTCAACGCGGCGCGCACCATCGCCGCCTTCCTCGCGCCGGACACGGCGCAACAGAAAGCCATCGAGGCCACGATGGCGGCATCGTCGAAACGGGCCACTGAAATCCAGGACTTGCTGGGCAGTACGCTGCTCGACGACGATTCGCGGCGCGGCCATGCGGCCGTGGTCGCTGCACGCAAGCAGTATTCCGACACCCGCAAGACGATGCTCGCGGCGAAGTCCGCCGGCGACATGGCCACCGCCCGGGGCATCTACGCCGCCGGCCTGAACGATACCCGCGAAGCCTACCTGGCCGCGCTGGCCGCCCTGCTGAAAACCCAGCAGAACGCGCTCGACGCCACCGCCGCGGCCATCCACGCCCACTATGCCGCCGGGCGCAACCTGCTGCTCGCGCTCGGCGTCGGTGCCATCGTGGCCGGCGTGGTGCTGGCCTGGCGCCTCACGCGCACGATCACCGGGCCGCTGGGGCAGGCCGTGCGGATCGCGGAAAACGTGTCGTCCGGCGACCTCACCAGCGCCATCGACGTGTCGCACGGCGATGAAACGGGCCAGCTGATGCGGGCGCTGAAGAAGATGAACGACAGCCTGCTGACCATCGTGCGCCAGGTGCGCAACGGCACCGAGACGATCGCCACGGCGTCGGCCGAGATCGCCGCCGGCAACCTCGACCTGTCGTCGCGCACCGAGCAGCAGGCCAGCGCGCTGCAGCAGACCGCCGCCACGATGGAAGAGCTGACCTCGGCCGTGCGCTCGAATGCCGACAACGCCCGCGAAGGGCGCACGCTGGCCGACGGCGCCGCGACCATCGCCGGCGCGGGCGGCACCGTGGTCGCCGACGTGGTGCGCACGATGGAGGCGATCAATGTGTCGTCGGGCCGCATCGTCGACATCATCGCCGTGATCGACGGCATCGCGTTCCAGACCAACATCCTGGCGTTGAACGCGGCCGTCGAAGCCGCGCGGGCGGGCGAGCAGGGCAGGGGCTTTGCCGTGGTGGCATCCGAGGTGCGCGCCCTGGCGGGGCGTTCCGCCGCCGCGGCGAAGGAAGTCAAGGAGCTGATCGGCGACTCGGTGCAGAAGGTGCACGCCGGCACCGCGCTGGTGGACCGCGCGGGCAGCACGATGGGCGAAATCGTGGCGGCGATCGGCAAGGTCACGCAGATCATGAACCAGATCGCCGACGCCAGCGCCCAGCAGCAGGACGGCATCGAGCAGGTCAACACGGCGATCGCGCAGATGGACCAGGTGACGCAGCAGAACGCGGCGCTGGTCGAACAGGCCGCCGCCGCCGCGGCCGCGATGCAGGAGCAGGCGGCGCGCCTGGCCGATGCCGTTGCCGTGTTCCGGCTCGACGCCGTGCCGCCATCGCGGCGGCGCGAAGACCACCGTCTCGCCTTGCCCGCATGA
- a CDS encoding tRNA-uridine aminocarboxypropyltransferase: protein MTKIPAEEPAEEQADKRAEKRAECATCRRAASACTCRWIRPVGNAPSRTAVLILQHPMETANAKNSARLLHLCLPGSKLVAGEIFDDLGELLAGPRRAVLLYPDTPGDRSLGIAAPPPFDPAAGEDLLLVVLDATWRKSRKMLYLNPALQALPRLALRDVPASHYLIRKAHAPGQLSTLEATAYALARLDNDEERYAPLIAAFDGFVGQQQALAAAHRAG, encoded by the coding sequence ATGACAAAGATACCGGCTGAAGAACCGGCTGAAGAACAGGCCGACAAGCGGGCCGAGAAGCGGGCCGAGTGCGCAACCTGCCGTCGCGCCGCCAGCGCCTGCACCTGCCGCTGGATCCGACCGGTCGGCAACGCACCGTCCCGCACCGCGGTGCTGATCCTGCAACACCCGATGGAAACCGCCAACGCGAAGAACAGCGCGCGGCTGCTGCACTTGTGCCTGCCCGGCAGCAAGCTGGTGGCCGGCGAAATATTCGACGATCTCGGCGAACTGCTGGCCGGCCCGCGCCGGGCGGTGCTGCTGTATCCGGACACGCCCGGCGACCGCTCGCTCGGCATCGCGGCGCCGCCGCCGTTCGACCCGGCAGCGGGCGAAGACCTCCTGCTGGTGGTGCTCGACGCCACGTGGCGCAAGAGCCGCAAGATGCTGTACCTGAATCCGGCGCTGCAGGCGCTGCCCCGGCTGGCGCTGCGCGATGTGCCGGCCTCGCACTACCTGATCCGCAAGGCCCATGCGCCGGGCCAGTTGTCGACGCTGGAGGCCACCGCGTACGCGCTGGCCCGCCTGGACAACGACGAAGAGCGCTACGCGCCGCTGATCGCGGCATTCGACGGCTTCGTCGGCCAGCAGCAGGCGCTGGCGGCCGCCCACCGCGCCGGCTGA
- a CDS encoding Hsp70 family protein: MTPYLVSIDLGTTNTVLAYAAPGAADVQLLDIDQLTAPGEVHGALLLPSSRYHPAEGELAPGELQLPWLQNDVAGVDRFIIGRLARTLGAQVTGRYVASAKSWLSHPGVDRTAPILPWGADDTVPKVSPVAASASYLAHLRGAWNAHFPSHLLEDQRIVLTVPASFDEGARALTLEAAKLAGLHGVRLLEEPQAALYDWLYRHRSTLAAELADTRLVLVADVGGGTTDFSLVQVQVRNGEPVLERIGVGNHLILGGDNMDLALAHLAESRLAGPDSGQRLSSGRLAQLTERCRAAKEQLLSANGPEQANVTLLGSGSKLIGGSRSVTLSRADVAQIVVDGFFPLNPEQADARRSRGGIVEFGLPYASDAAVTRHLASFLRQHAQAARAALGIDDATTFPVPDTLLLNGGVFRAGVLAQRLADTLSGWRGQSGLAPVKVLHNDNPDVAVARGGVAYSLSRQGMAPSIAGGSARAYYLLLDTDKAPGVKRRAVCILPRGAQPGSEITLADRTFGLRVGRPVRFHLVSTVTDLRHGAGDLADLDPADYVALPAISTVLKTDDTKVPKEIPVRLAAALSEVGTLEVHCVDAASDRRWLLEFQLRGEEEAAAAEPQDNMPPPRFADAVEKIDRIFGSRVLQVDGKEVRQLRGQLENLLGSRERWPTQLLRHLFDALMGRAKGRRRSAEHERVWLNLAGWCLRPGFGAPLDDWRIGQLWARFDSGAQYFKDSQVRAEWWTLWRRVAGGLTTEMQLRLLDDFAFNLQASAAERGRRPATLVDGGEEDMLRLGASLERIPAAYKAEIGDWMMGTIGKLPASGPKFDARAAASFGRYLWALGRVGARKPFHGSAHEVAPVAAVERWLGEILGLDWKKIEPAGFAAAHLARMTGDRSRDIGAALREDVLRRLTGAGAPPAWSAMVRDVVELDQASEQRMFGDALPPGLKLIS; encoded by the coding sequence ATGACGCCGTACCTGGTCAGCATCGATCTCGGCACCACGAACACGGTGCTGGCTTATGCGGCGCCGGGCGCCGCCGATGTCCAGCTGCTGGACATCGACCAGCTGACCGCGCCGGGCGAGGTGCACGGCGCGCTGCTGCTGCCGTCGAGCCGCTACCACCCGGCCGAAGGCGAGCTGGCGCCGGGCGAGCTGCAGCTGCCCTGGCTGCAGAACGACGTGGCCGGCGTGGACCGCTTCATCATTGGCCGGCTGGCGCGCACGCTGGGCGCCCAGGTGACCGGGCGCTACGTGGCCAGCGCCAAGAGCTGGCTGTCGCACCCGGGCGTCGACCGCACGGCGCCGATCCTGCCGTGGGGCGCGGACGACACCGTGCCCAAGGTATCGCCCGTGGCGGCCAGCGCCAGCTACCTGGCGCACCTGCGCGGCGCCTGGAACGCCCACTTCCCCTCTCACCTGCTGGAAGACCAGCGCATCGTGCTGACCGTGCCCGCGTCGTTCGACGAGGGCGCCCGCGCGCTGACGCTGGAAGCGGCGAAGCTGGCCGGCCTGCATGGCGTGCGGCTGCTGGAAGAACCGCAGGCGGCGCTGTACGACTGGCTGTACCGCCACCGCTCGACGCTGGCCGCTGAACTGGCGGACACGCGGCTGGTGCTGGTGGCCGACGTCGGCGGCGGCACCACCGACTTCTCGCTGGTGCAGGTGCAGGTCCGGAACGGCGAGCCGGTGCTGGAACGGATCGGCGTGGGCAACCACCTGATCCTGGGCGGCGACAACATGGACCTGGCCCTCGCCCACCTGGCCGAATCGCGCCTCGCCGGGCCGGACAGCGGGCAGCGCCTTTCCAGCGGCCGCCTGGCGCAGCTGACCGAGCGCTGCCGCGCCGCGAAGGAACAGCTGCTGTCCGCAAACGGCCCCGAACAGGCCAATGTCACGCTGCTGGGCAGCGGCTCGAAGCTGATCGGCGGCAGCCGCTCGGTGACCCTGAGCCGCGCCGACGTGGCGCAGATCGTCGTCGACGGCTTCTTCCCGCTGAATCCGGAACAGGCCGATGCGCGCCGGTCGCGCGGCGGCATCGTCGAATTCGGCCTGCCGTATGCGAGCGACGCGGCGGTGACGCGGCATCTCGCCAGCTTCCTGCGCCAGCACGCGCAGGCGGCGCGCGCCGCGCTGGGCATCGACGACGCCACCACCTTCCCCGTGCCGGACACGCTGCTGCTGAACGGCGGCGTGTTCCGCGCCGGCGTGCTGGCCCAGCGGCTGGCCGACACCCTGTCCGGCTGGCGTGGCCAATCCGGCCTCGCGCCGGTCAAAGTCCTTCACAACGACAATCCGGATGTGGCCGTGGCCCGCGGCGGCGTGGCCTATTCCCTGTCGCGGCAGGGCATGGCGCCGTCGATCGCCGGCGGCTCCGCGCGCGCCTATTACCTGCTGCTCGATACCGACAAGGCTCCCGGCGTGAAGCGCCGCGCCGTCTGCATCCTGCCGCGCGGCGCCCAGCCGGGCAGCGAGATCACGCTGGCCGACCGCACGTTCGGGCTGCGCGTGGGCCGGCCCGTGCGCTTCCACCTCGTCTCTACCGTGACCGACCTGCGCCACGGCGCCGGCGACCTCGCCGACCTCGACCCTGCCGATTACGTGGCGCTGCCGGCGATTTCCACCGTGCTCAAGACCGACGACACGAAGGTGCCGAAGGAGATCCCGGTGCGGCTGGCGGCGGCGTTGTCCGAGGTCGGCACGCTGGAAGTGCACTGCGTGGACGCGGCCAGCGACAGGCGCTGGCTGCTGGAATTCCAGCTGCGCGGCGAGGAGGAAGCGGCGGCGGCCGAGCCGCAGGACAACATGCCGCCACCACGCTTTGCCGATGCCGTCGAGAAGATCGACCGCATCTTCGGTTCGCGCGTGCTGCAGGTGGACGGCAAGGAAGTGCGCCAGCTGCGCGGCCAGCTCGAAAACCTGCTCGGCAGCCGCGAACGCTGGCCCACGCAGTTGCTGCGGCACCTGTTCGACGCGCTGATGGGGCGCGCCAAGGGCCGCCGCCGCTCGGCGGAACACGAGCGCGTGTGGCTCAACCTCGCGGGCTGGTGCCTGCGGCCCGGCTTCGGCGCGCCGCTCGACGACTGGCGCATCGGCCAGCTGTGGGCGCGGTTCGACAGCGGCGCCCAGTATTTCAAGGACAGCCAGGTGCGCGCCGAATGGTGGACGCTGTGGCGCCGCGTGGCCGGCGGCCTGACGACCGAGATGCAGCTGCGGCTGCTGGACGATTTCGCCTTCAACCTGCAGGCCAGCGCGGCGGAGCGCGGCCGCCGTCCGGCCACGCTGGTCGATGGCGGCGAGGAAGACATGCTGCGGCTGGGCGCCTCGCTGGAGCGCATTCCGGCGGCCTACAAGGCGGAAATCGGCGACTGGATGATGGGCACGATCGGCAAGCTGCCGGCATCCGGCCCGAAGTTCGACGCCAGGGCCGCCGCCAGCTTCGGCCGCTACCTGTGGGCGCTGGGCCGCGTGGGCGCACGCAAGCCGTTCCACGGCAGCGCGCACGAGGTGGCGCCGGTGGCCGCGGTGGAACGGTGGCTGGGCGAGATCCTCGGGCTGGACTGGAAGAAGATCGAGCCGGCCGGCTTCGCCGCCGCGCACCTGGCGCGGATGACCGGCGACCGTTCGCGCGACATCGGCGCGGCGCTGCGCGAGGACGTGCTGCGCCGCCTGACGGGCGCCGGCGCGCCGCCGGCCTGGAGCGCGATGGTGCGCGACGTCGTCGAACTGGACCAGGCCAGCGAGCAGCGGATGTTCGGCGATGCCTTGCCGCCGGGGCTCAAGCTGATCAGCTGA
- a CDS encoding Hsp70 family protein encodes MSDLNNTPRYAIGIDLGTTHSALSYVDLGASDGENTQQSVLGVPQLTAPGTVEDLPLLPSFLYLPHPDELAPGELALPWTTEGEDGDKRSIAGEMARSRGATTPIRLVSSAKSWLCHPGVDRRAAILPNDAPEEVTRVSPLEASTRYLAHLRQAWNAAHPEAPFGEQAVTVTIPASFDPGARELTAEAARAAGYDAVTLLEEPQAALYSWIQGSEGRWRKEVKPGDIILVVDVGGGTSDFSLIAITERDGVLEPHRVAVGDHILLGGDNMDLALAHLVARKLAASGTQLDPWQLRALTYGCRAAKENLLADASADTWPIVVPSRGSKLIGGSIRTELTRDEVTAFITDGFFPKVEAAARPAVRTRAGLTQLGLPYAQDAAITRHLAAFLGRQKGATADVPGFADRQNPDHSFLHPSAVLFNGGVFKSAQLAQRVMDTINDWLYMEGAEAARMLGGADLDLAVARGAAYYSYVRRGAGVRIRGGTARSYYVAVESSMPAIPGMEPPIQALCVAPFGMEEGSELELPGQEFGLVVGEPVQFRFFGSSTRRQDQIGTVLDFWGPDELAELNEIHAELPPEGRQPGDVVQVRLHAHATEAGTLELLAVADGGQRWKVEFDVRGTAEGQ; translated from the coding sequence GTGAGCGACCTGAACAATACCCCGCGCTATGCGATCGGCATCGACCTGGGCACCACGCACAGCGCGCTGTCGTACGTGGACCTGGGCGCCAGCGATGGCGAGAATACGCAGCAGTCGGTGCTGGGCGTGCCGCAGCTGACGGCGCCGGGAACGGTCGAAGACCTGCCGCTGCTGCCGTCGTTCCTGTACCTGCCGCACCCGGACGAACTGGCGCCGGGCGAACTGGCGCTGCCATGGACGACCGAAGGAGAAGACGGGGATAAACGTTCCATTGCCGGCGAAATGGCGCGCAGCCGCGGCGCCACCACGCCGATCCGCCTCGTGTCGAGCGCGAAGAGCTGGCTGTGCCACCCGGGCGTGGACCGCCGCGCCGCGATCCTGCCGAATGATGCGCCGGAAGAAGTGACCCGCGTCTCGCCGCTCGAGGCTTCCACGCGCTACCTGGCCCACCTGCGCCAGGCATGGAACGCCGCGCATCCGGAAGCGCCGTTCGGCGAACAGGCCGTGACGGTGACGATTCCCGCATCGTTCGATCCGGGCGCGCGCGAACTGACCGCCGAGGCGGCCCGCGCCGCCGGCTACGACGCCGTGACGCTGCTGGAAGAACCGCAGGCCGCGCTGTACAGCTGGATCCAGGGCAGCGAAGGCCGCTGGCGCAAGGAAGTCAAGCCGGGCGACATCATCCTCGTGGTCGACGTGGGCGGCGGCACCAGCGACTTCTCGCTGATCGCCATCACCGAGCGCGACGGCGTGCTGGAACCGCACCGCGTGGCCGTGGGCGACCACATCCTGCTGGGCGGCGACAACATGGATCTCGCCCTTGCCCACCTGGTGGCCCGCAAGCTGGCCGCCAGCGGCACGCAGCTCGATCCATGGCAACTGCGCGCGCTGACCTACGGCTGCCGCGCCGCCAAGGAAAACCTGCTGGCCGACGCCAGCGCCGACACGTGGCCGATCGTGGTGCCGAGCCGCGGCTCGAAGCTGATCGGCGGCTCGATCCGCACCGAGCTGACCCGCGACGAAGTGACGGCGTTCATCACCGACGGCTTCTTCCCGAAAGTGGAAGCCGCCGCGCGCCCCGCCGTGCGCACCCGCGCCGGCCTCACGCAGCTGGGCCTGCCGTATGCGCAGGATGCCGCGATCACGCGCCACCTGGCCGCCTTCCTGGGCCGCCAGAAAGGCGCCACGGCCGACGTGCCGGGCTTCGCGGACCGCCAGAACCCGGACCACTCGTTCCTGCACCCGAGCGCGGTGCTGTTCAACGGCGGCGTGTTCAAGTCGGCGCAGCTGGCCCAGCGCGTGATGGACACCATCAACGACTGGTTGTACATGGAAGGCGCGGAAGCGGCACGCATGCTGGGCGGCGCGGACCTGGACCTGGCCGTGGCCCGCGGCGCCGCCTATTACAGCTACGTGCGGCGCGGTGCCGGCGTGCGCATCCGCGGCGGCACGGCCCGTTCCTACTACGTGGCGGTGGAATCGTCGATGCCGGCGATCCCCGGCATGGAACCGCCGATCCAGGCGCTGTGCGTGGCGCCGTTCGGCATGGAAGAAGGCAGCGAGCTGGAACTGCCGGGCCAGGAATTCGGCCTCGTCGTCGGCGAGCCGGTGCAGTTCCGCTTCTTCGGCTCGTCCACGCGCCGGCAGGACCAGATCGGCACGGTGCTCGATTTCTGGGGCCCGGATGAACTGGCCGAGCTGAACGAGATCCACGCCGAACTGCCGCCGGAAGGCCGGCAGCCGGGCGACGTGGTGCAGGTGCGCCTGCATGCGCACGCCACCGAGGCCGGCACGCTGGAACTGCTGGCGGTGGCCGACGGCGGCCAGCGCTGGAAGGTGGAATTCGACGTGCGCGGCACCGCCGAAGGACAATGA
- a CDS encoding DUF2760 domain-containing protein codes for MTTNTPSFLARIPLAFSAFFKTLGNAEFANRYQNDQIGPVAAPPPPAPAPAPVAAPAPAPAPPPLREATPDAALQLLSLLQREARLIDFTQENLAGYSDADIGAAARVVHEGCSKVLKEHFTIEPARAEAEGSRVTLEEGFDAATVRLTGNVVGKAPFKGTLSHRGWRATAVRLPKLAEAHDAKILAPAEVEL; via the coding sequence ATGACTACGAATACTCCGTCCTTCCTGGCCAGGATCCCGCTTGCTTTCAGCGCTTTCTTCAAAACGCTGGGCAACGCCGAATTCGCCAACCGTTACCAGAACGACCAGATCGGCCCCGTGGCCGCGCCGCCGCCGCCAGCTCCCGCACCTGCTCCGGTAGCCGCGCCCGCGCCTGCTCCCGCGCCACCACCGCTGCGCGAAGCCACGCCGGATGCCGCCCTGCAACTGCTGTCGCTGCTGCAGCGCGAAGCGCGCCTGATCGACTTCACGCAGGAAAACCTGGCCGGCTATTCGGACGCCGACATCGGCGCCGCCGCGCGCGTGGTGCATGAAGGCTGCAGCAAGGTGCTGAAGGAACACTTCACGATCGAACCGGCGCGCGCGGAGGCCGAAGGCAGCCGCGTGACGCTGGAAGAAGGCTTCGATGCCGCCACCGTGCGCCTGACCGGCAACGTGGTCGGCAAGGCTCCGTTCAAGGGCACGCTGAGCCACCGCGGCTGGCGCGCCACGGCCGTGCGCCTGCCGAAACTGGCCGAAGCGCACGATGCGAAAATCCTGGCACCGGCGGAGGTGGAACTGTGA
- a CDS encoding PA0069 family radical SAM protein — MLPPRSLKALKGRGAVTNVQGRYEVNVRETFDDGWLREEDEPRVWRTQVTEETAKSILTRNASPDIPFDLSLNPYRGCEHGCIYCFARPSHSYLGLSPGLDFESKLYAKINAPELLRSELCKPDYAVEPIALGVNTDAYQPVERELRITRRILEVLRECEHPVGLITKSSLIERDIDILAPMAEKRLAAASITLTTLDPKIARTLEPRAASPERRLRTIRTLTEAGIPVGVSIAPIIPFVTEPEIEKVMEAAFDAGAIQASYTVLRLPWEVNPLFQQWLEAHFPDRAQRVMNRVREMHGGKDYDASFDSRMTGQGLWADLIRQRVEKARQRFGMTGRGSRFRQLDCTRFRRPLVVPPVGAKAKRAEAMGQMSLF; from the coding sequence ATGCTGCCGCCCCGTTCACTGAAAGCGCTGAAGGGGCGGGGCGCCGTCACGAACGTGCAGGGCCGCTATGAAGTGAACGTGCGCGAAACGTTCGACGACGGCTGGCTGCGCGAGGAAGACGAACCGCGCGTCTGGCGCACGCAGGTCACCGAGGAAACCGCGAAATCGATCCTCACGCGCAACGCGTCGCCGGACATCCCGTTCGACCTGTCGCTGAATCCGTACCGCGGTTGCGAGCACGGCTGTATCTATTGCTTCGCGCGGCCGTCGCACAGCTACCTGGGCCTGTCGCCGGGGCTCGATTTCGAGAGCAAGCTGTACGCGAAGATCAACGCGCCCGAACTGCTGCGCAGCGAGCTGTGCAAGCCGGACTATGCCGTCGAGCCGATCGCGCTGGGCGTCAATACCGATGCCTACCAGCCGGTCGAGCGGGAACTGCGGATCACGCGCCGCATCCTCGAAGTGCTGCGCGAATGCGAGCACCCGGTGGGGCTGATCACGAAATCGTCGCTGATCGAGCGCGATATCGACATCCTCGCGCCGATGGCGGAAAAGCGGCTGGCGGCGGCGTCGATCACGCTGACCACGCTCGACCCGAAAATCGCCCGCACGCTGGAACCGCGCGCCGCTTCCCCGGAGCGCCGCCTGCGCACGATCCGCACGCTCACGGAGGCGGGCATCCCGGTGGGCGTGTCGATCGCCCCGATCATCCCGTTCGTCACCGAACCCGAAATCGAAAAAGTGATGGAAGCGGCGTTCGACGCCGGCGCGATCCAGGCCAGCTACACGGTGCTGCGGCTGCCATGGGAAGTCAATCCGCTGTTCCAGCAATGGCTGGAAGCGCACTTCCCGGACCGTGCCCAGCGCGTGATGAACCGCGTGCGTGAAATGCACGGTGGCAAGGATTACGACGCGTCGTTCGATTCGCGGATGACCGGGCAGGGCCTGTGGGCGGACCTGATCCGCCAGCGGGTGGAAAAGGCCCGGCAGCGTTTCGGCATGACCGGCCGCGGCTCGCGTTTCCGGCAGCTCGACTGCACCCGGTTCCGGCGCCCATTGGTGGTGCCGCCGGTGGGGGCGAAGGCGAAGCGGGCGGAAGCGATGGGGCAGATGAGTTTGTTCTAA
- a CDS encoding gamma-glutamylcyclotransferase has product MSHNTIEINRAMDRFDGHHSVWLFGYGSLIWKADFPFIERRPASIDGWVRRFWQGSHDHRGTPDAPGRVVTLVPQEGAVCHGMAYLVTPEEFVHLDHREKNGYLRLPIGIRFDGGGSEEGLVYIARHDNAAYLGEASELEIARHIAAARGPSGPNREYLVHLAQALRAMGHEDAHVFMIERYLAELKECP; this is encoded by the coding sequence ATGTCGCACAACACCATCGAAATCAACCGCGCGATGGACCGCTTCGACGGCCACCACAGCGTGTGGCTGTTCGGCTACGGTTCGCTGATCTGGAAAGCCGATTTTCCCTTCATCGAGCGGCGCCCGGCCAGTATCGACGGCTGGGTGCGGCGCTTCTGGCAAGGTTCGCACGACCATCGCGGCACCCCGGATGCGCCCGGGCGCGTCGTCACGCTCGTGCCGCAGGAAGGCGCCGTTTGCCATGGCATGGCGTACCTGGTGACGCCGGAAGAATTCGTCCATCTCGATCATCGCGAAAAGAACGGCTACCTGCGGCTGCCGATCGGCATCCGCTTCGATGGCGGCGGTTCCGAAGAGGGCCTTGTCTACATCGCCCGGCACGACAATGCCGCCTACCTGGGCGAAGCGTCGGAACTGGAGATCGCGCGGCACATCGCCGCCGCGCGCGGGCCGAGCGGGCCGAACAGGGAATACCTCGTGCACTTGGCGCAGGCGCTGCGAGCGATGGGGCACGAGGATGCGCATGTGTTCATGATCGAGCGGTATCTGGCCGAGCTGAAGGAATGCCCTTAG
- the maiA gene encoding maleylacetoacetate isomerase: MKLYTYFRSSAAYRVRIALNLKGIGYESIPVHLLKNGGEQHDDAYRAVNPSELVPALETEGVTLGQSMAIIEYLDETHPMMPLLPPDALGRARVRALAQTVACDTHPLTNLRVLRHLKGALGLSEEDRNAWYRHWLGEGMRVLEAQLANGAATGRFCHGDMPTMADCFLVPQVFNARRFDIDLAPYPTIARIDAACVDIPAFQAAHPSQQPDAEG, encoded by the coding sequence ATGAAGCTCTACACCTACTTCCGCAGCTCCGCCGCCTACCGTGTGCGTATCGCGCTGAACCTGAAAGGCATCGGCTACGAGTCGATCCCCGTGCACCTGCTGAAGAACGGCGGCGAGCAGCACGACGACGCCTACCGCGCCGTCAACCCGAGCGAGCTGGTGCCGGCGCTGGAGACGGAAGGCGTCACGCTCGGCCAGTCGATGGCGATCATCGAATACCTGGATGAAACCCACCCGATGATGCCGCTGTTGCCGCCCGATGCGCTGGGCCGCGCCCGCGTGCGCGCGCTGGCGCAGACCGTTGCCTGCGATACCCATCCGCTGACGAACCTGCGCGTGCTGCGGCACCTGAAGGGCGCGCTGGGGCTGTCCGAGGAAGACCGGAACGCCTGGTACCGGCACTGGCTTGGCGAAGGCATGCGCGTGCTGGAAGCGCAACTGGCGAACGGCGCGGCCACCGGCCGCTTCTGTCACGGCGACATGCCCACGATGGCCGACTGCTTCCTGGTGCCGCAGGTGTTCAATGCCCGGCGCTTCGACATCGACCTGGCGCCTTACCCCACGATCGCGCGGATCGATGCCGCCTGCGTGGACATCCCGGCGTTCCAGGCCGCCCATCCGTCGCAACAGCCGGACGCGGAGGGTTAA